Genomic DNA from Nocardioides aquaticus:
GACCACCTGATGCATCACAGCGAGCAGGTCCTCGACCCGTGAAGAGCGCGAGACCAGTGCGTCGACCCCGCCGGACACCGCTGACAGCACGTCGTCGTCCGGCAGCTCACGTGCGAGCAGCACCACGGTCAGCTCGGGGTTGGCCAGCTTGACGGCCCGTACCTCCAAGATCCCGGCGGAGCGGTCTTCCGCGCTGGGAAGATCAAGCACCACCACGTCGACCTGCCTCGCCTCCGCGAGCCGCCGCAGTGACTCCGGACGCTGATCGCCCGGAACCAGCTCGATTCCAGGATAGGTGCCGAGGACGTCGAGCAGGCCGCGGCGTACGAGCTCGTCACCGGTGAGCACGGCTGTGCGGCAGGGCTGCCGCTGAGCCTCGGTCGCCGCCGTCGCCCGTGGCTCAGGGGCAGCCCCGCGCGCGGGCAGATGAGACACCGGATGGCTCGTGCGCTCAGGCCTGGGTCTGGTGATCTGCTGCGTCATCCTCACACCGTCCTGTCGAGTTCCGGGACTGTAACCATGGTCACGTTGCGCAGCGTTGCGCGTCACCGACGGGGGACGCGCGTCAAGACGCAGTCGCCGCACAGGCCCGCTCCTGGGATTCGGTAGAACAAGCAGCAGCTCTGGCGGCGCCACCTGATCCGCCCCGCTGGTCCATCCGGAGCGACGACCCAGCTGCCACTCAGCTCCGAGACGGTGAGCAGGTCGCCTACCAGCTGTTCCGCGACCGAGCCGACGGCCGGCGACGCGCCGCGCAGCACAGTGACCGCACCCCGCAGCGCAGAGGCGGTGTTGCCGAGCACGATGACGGGCGTGAGGCCGGTGGTCCCAGCGAGCAGATCGCCGAAAGGCAGCAGCAGGGCACGCACCAGCGGTCCGGTCATGGAGTCGTCCGCCCGCGCCCACGCGGCATCGTCGACGAGTCCCGCGTAGTCGAGTCTTGCCTGGAGCCGGTGCTTGTCGAAGCGGAACCACAGGTGGGCACCGAGGTCGGGGGCATGGCGCGTGAGTGCGGTCAGGGCTACGGCCGGTGAGACCAAACGGGCCAGGACGCCGAGGTGCGCCGTGGAGGCTGCGACCCGGTCCTCGACGTCAACCTCCGCCACGCTGCCACCCAGGGCCAGGCCGATCCGGGTGCGTTCCACGAGCTGCTCGATCCAGGCAGCGGAGCGCAGTAGCTCCGCGCATGGGCGCCAGCCGTCGGCGACACCGTTCGGCGGCAGCGGGTCGTGCCCCACGAAGGGTCCCAGCTCTGCCAGTCGAGCGTGGACGTGCTCAGCCTGCGTGATGGTCATAACCGGTGCAGCCGGTTGGGAACGCGCGGGCCCGGAGCCGCGATGCCGTACTCCGTGCGCAACCTGTGGACCTGGCTCAGCGACGCCGCCCATAGAGGGGAGTCACGGGGCAGCAGTTGGGTCTGCCGCTCCCACAGTTCGAGGTTTTCGCTGGCCCAGCGCGACCTCGTGGCCGAGGCGAGCAGGTCGGCGCTGTGGCTGGTGAGCAGCGCCTGGGTCAGCTCACGCTCGAGGACGTTGCGTTGCTCGACGACTCCGGGGGCGTCCGAAGCCGGCAGCAGCGGACCCTTATAGAGGCGCACGGCTTCATCGAGCCGTCGCCCGCGCAGCGCGGCGACTACATCGCCCCAGTCGGTTTGGATGGCGACCTCGAGCCGGTAGGGCCGCGAGTGCAGGAAGCCGGCGCCGAGGATCCCGCGCAGTCGGGTCATCTGGGCGCGCATCGTGGAGGGCTGGATGTCCTCGTCGTAGACCGCCAAGGAGAGTTGCTCGCCGGAAACCCCGTCGGGTTGTTCAGCCAAGACAGCAACGATGTCGCTGTGGCGGCGGCTCAGCCGCCCGGTGCGTTCGCCCCACTCGACCTGGAGGTCGGGACGCCCCAATCCCGTAAGCTTCAACAGAGGCCGCTCGGCGTCCGGGTTCGGCTCGGGAGCGAGCGCGCGGCGCAGGATGAGCAGTCGACCCAGCTCGCTCTCGGCCATTCGTGCGGTGGCTTTGACCATCGCCAGTGTCTGCGGTGTGTCGATGATGCCCGTTCCCGTCACGTCGACCACGCCTAGGACAGCGTCGGTCTCCGGATGGTGTATCGGTGCGGCAGCACACGACCAGTCCTTGACGGAGGTCGCGAAGTGCTCGCGGGAGTTGATGTGCACCGCGTCGTCGAGCCGGATCGAGGTCCCGAGGGCGTTCGTCCCGATCCGGTCCTCTGCCCAGTCTGTGCCTTCGACGAAGCGGATGGACTCCGCCTGCCGCTTGACCCCGGGGCGTCCCGCGACCCAGAGCAACCGCGTCTGCCCGTCCGAGACCGCCAGCACGCAGTCGGTCTGCACGGCGGCCCGCCCGAGGACGTCAAAGATCAGGGGGTACACCGGCGCGAGGATGTGGCCCGCCCGGTAGTCCAGGACCTCGCGCCGCTCCATCCAAGTCCGTGCCTCGGACAAGTCGGCGTCGACCCCTGCCTGGTGCGAGCGATGCCAGGACTCCGCAACCAGCGCGCGCATGGGACTCACCCTGTTCTGCCCCCTCCTGGATCCGGTCCCCACCATGCAGCGTCGACGCAACGTGGCGAGGTTCACAGTGCTGGGCACGACGATAACCCACCGCGGATCGCCCCGGTCTCGACTACCGGGCGCCCCCATTCCCAGGAGGAAGCACATGAGTCAACCCGCCCTGACAGCGGCCGACTATCCGCTCAGCGTGAAGCGGCCGGAGCTGCTGACCACACCCACGGGGAAGGCCTTCTCAGAGATCACGCTAGACGGCGTGATGTCCGGAGACGTCAGGGCGGAGGACCTGCGGGTCAGCGCCGAGACGCTTCGTCTCCAGGCGGCGCTGTCCGAGGCTGCCGGACGACCCCAGCTCGGCGCCAATCTGCGTCGCGCCGCCGAGCTGACCGCCGTCGCCGACGAGCGCGTGCTGGGCATCTACAACGCGCTCCGTCCCAACGCCTCCACCAAGCAGGAGCTGCTCGACATCGCGACCGAGCTCGAGGAGCAGTACAACGCCACGATCACCGCTGACTTCGTCCGCGAGGCCGCCGACGTTTACGAGCGTCGCGGCGTCCTCGCCGACGCCGACTGACCACTCAGGCCCCTGGAAGCAAAGGACACACCATGACCGCCCTGGAGAACACTCCCGCCCCCATCCGGCACAGTCTGCGCACCGAGGTGCTGGAGAGCCGCCCCGTCAACCTCGACGGCTTCGTTGAGGAATGGCCCGAGAGGGGCATGGTGGCGATGGACAGCGACTTCGACCCCAAGCCCAGCATCACCGTCGATGACGGTGTGATCACCGAGATGGACGGCACCGCGCGCGCCGACTTCGACTTCATCGACCAGTTCATCGCCGACAAGGCGATCGACGCCAGCCTCGCCGAGGCGTCGATGTCGCTGCCGGCCCAAGAGATCGCCCGGATGGTGGTCGACCCGACCACGTCGCGCGAGGACGTCCGCGACGTCGTCAAGGGGCTGACCCCGGCGAAGCTGCTGGAGGTGGCCAACAACCTCAACATTGTCGAGATCATGATGGGTCTGCAGAAGATGCGTGCCCGTCGCACTCCGGCCAACCAGGCCCACTGCACCAGCGCGCGTGACAACCCGGTGCAGGTGGCCTGTGACGCGGCCGAGGCCACGCTGCGTGGGTTCAACGAGGTGGAGACCACGCTCGGTGTGGTGCGCTACGCCCCGCTGGTGGCCATGGCGCAGCAGATCGGCAGCCAGGTCGGCACTGGCGGCACGTTGACACAGTGCGCGCTGGAGGAGGCGACCGAGCTGGCGCTTGGGATGCGCGGCATCACGGCCTACGCCGAGACGATCTCGGTCTACGGCACCGAGCCCGTCTTTGTCGACGGCGACGACACCCCGTGGTCCAAGGGGTTCCTGGCCTCGTCGTACGCCTCGCGCGGCATCAAGATGCGGTTCACCTCCGGGACCGGCTCCGAGGTCCAGATGGGCAACGCCCAGGGCAAGTCGATGTTGTTCCTGGAGATCCGCTGCATCTTGATCGCCAAGGGCGCCGGGAGCCAGGGCCTGCAGAACGGCTCGATCTCGTGCATCGGGGTGCCCGGCGCGGTGCCGGCCGGCATCCGCGCAGTCGCGGCCGAGAACCTGATCGCCTCGATGGTCGACCTCGAGTGCGCCTCCGGTAACGACCAGTCGTTCTCGCACTCGCCGATGCGGCGCACGGCGCGGATGATGCCGCAGATGATGTCGGGCACCGACTTTGTGGTCTCTGGCTTCTCGGCGGTGCCGAACTACGACAACATGTTCGCAGGCTCCAACGTCGACACCGACGACTTCGACGACTGGAACACGATCCAGCGTGACTTGCAGATCGACGGCGGCTTGCGACACGTGCCCGAGCCGGAGATCCTCGCCGCTCGCCAGCGTGGTGGCGACGCGCTGCAGGCGGTCTTCAACCACCTCGACCTACCACCGATCTCTGACGAGGAAGTCACCGAGGCGGTCTACGCCAACGGCAGCAACGACTGCATCCCGCGTGACGTGATCGAGGACCTCAAGGGCGCGCAGTCGGTGATGGACCGGGGCATCACCGGCTTCGACCTGATCAAGGCGCTGGAGTCCGAAGGCTTCACCGACGTGGCGCAGAACCTGCTCGGCGTCCTCCGGCAGCGCGTCTCGGGTGACCTGCTCCAGACCTCGGCGATCCTGAAGGACATGGAGCCGCTCTCGGCGATCAACGACAACAACGACTACGCCGGGCCGGGCACCGGCTACCGCCCCTCCGGAGAGCGGTGGGAAGAAATGAAGCGACTCCGCCACGTGACCAGCGCGTCCAACCCTGAGCAGGAGGTCTGAGGACCATGAGCACGGTCGCATCCGAGAGCAGTCTGACCCTCCTCGAGAGCGGGCCCGCCGGCCCGGGAACCCGGCCCGACGAGGTGGTTCTGGCGATCTCGCCTGCCTTCGCGGACTTCTTCTCCATGACGATCACCAGGATCGACCATGCGGTCGTGATGCGGGAGGTGCTGGCAGGCATCGAGGAGCAGGGCGTCACCGCACGGGTGATCCGGATCAAGTCGAGCGCCGACCTGGCCCTCATCGCGCACACGGCAGCGAAGCTGTCGGGCTCCGGCATCGGGATCGGGATCCTGTCTCGTGGCACGACGATGATCCACCAGCGGGACCTGCCGCGGCTCTCCAGCCTGGAGCTGTTCCCGCAGTCGCCGCTGATGGAGCCTAAGACCTACCGCAGCGTCGGCAGCAACGCCGCGCGGTACGCCAAGGGTGAGTCGCCACAACCGGTGCCGACGCTGAACGACCAGATGGCGCGGCCACGCTGGCAGGCCAAGGCGGCCCTACTGCACCTGAAGGAGACCGAGATCATCGTCCAGGGAGCCAAGCCCGTCGAAGTCCAGCCCCAGTACGCCTGACCGGCTCTGGACGGGTCGGGTCCCCGCCATGGCGCCCGACCCGTCCACCACCACGTCCTGCGCACACCGCCGCGCAGGGCGCCACGCACACAACCACTGATGGGAGCCCCATGCCCCCCGAGCCCCGCATCGTTGCCGGAGTCGACATCGGCAACTCCACCACGGAGGCCAGCGTCGCCCGGATCCACCCCGACGGACGGGCCGAGCACCTCGCCTCCGCTCTCACCCCGACCTCTGGTGTGAAGGGCACGCCGAAGAACAGCGTTGGCGTGCTGCGCTCGCTGCGCCACGCGCTTGCCAACGCCGACGTGGCTTTCGGCCAGCTCGACACGGTGTTGGTCAACGAGGCCACGCCGGTCATCAGCGGACTGGCCATGGAGACCGTCACCGAGACCATCATCACCGAGTCGACGATGATTGGACACGATCCGCGGACCCCGGGGGGCTCGGCCTCGGCGTCGGGACCACCGTGCGGATCGAGGACCTCGAGGACGTCCCCGCCGGAGCGGAGGTGGTGGTCGTCGTGGGCGGCCAGCACGACTTCGAGGGCGCCGCGCGGCTCATCGAGGCCGCGGTCCAGCGCGGGGTGAGCGCCAAGGCAGCCGTGCTGCGCAACGACGACGCAGTCCTGGTCGGGAACCGCATCTCGCAGCTCATGCCCATCGTGGACGAGGTCTCGCTCGTGGAGGCCGTCCCCATCGGGATGCTCGCCGCGGTCGAGGTCGCGGCTCCCGGTCACACCGTGCGCACGCTGTCCAATGCCTACGGCATCGCCACCGTATTCGGACTTGACGCCGACCAGACCCGCACGGTCTCGCCCGTGGCGCGCGCGTTGACCGGTAACCGCTCGGCCGTCGTCGTGCGTACTCCCCACGGGGACGTGAGCGACCACACCGTGCCGGCCGGTGCGCTGCAGCTGATCGGGCGCGACCGCAGCCTCAGCATCGACGTCAACCGCGGCGCGCCGGCGATCATGGCGACCCTCGCGCGCGTCGGCGAGCTGGAGGACGCGACCGGTGAGGCCGGCACCAACGTGGGCGGCATGCTCGCCAAGGTGCGGCAGTCAATGTCGGACCTCCTCGCCCTGGCCGAGTCCGACATGCAGATCCGCGACATCCTCGCCGTCGACACCTTCGTGCCGCAGGAGGTACGAGGTGGCTTGGCCGGGGAGGTGGCGCTGGAGAACGCCGTCGCCCTCGCGGCGATGGTGAGCACCAAGCACAGCGGCATGCAGTCCGTCGCGGCCGTCATCGAGGAGCACCTGCTGGAGGCCGGGGCCGCGGACGTCAGCACCGTGATCGGGGGTGTCGAGGCCGAGATGGCCGTACGGGGGGCGCTCACCACACCGGGCACCGACAAGCCGCTGGTGGTGCTCGACCTCGGGGGTGGCTCGACCGATGCCGCCGTGATCGAGCGCAACGGCAGCATCCGAGCGACGCACGTGTCCGGTGCCGGTGACCTAGTCTCTAAGCTGATCGCCTCCGAGCTCGGCCTGGACAACCTCGAGGTGGCCGAGGCGATCAAGCAGCACCCCCTGGCGCGAGTGGAGAGCTTCTACCACTCCCGGCTCGAGGACGGCACTGTGCATTTTTCCGAGAAGCCGTTTCCGCCGAACGTGTTCGCTCGCGTGGTGACCCTCGACGGGGAGTCGATGGCGCCGATCCCGACCAAGCACAGCGTGGAGCGCGTACGCCAGATCAGGCGCACCGCCAAGGAGCGGGTCTTCGTGGTCAACGCACTGCGTGCGCTCACCTCGGTGGCTCCCCACGGTGACCTTCGACAGGTCGGGTTCGTGGTACTGCTGGGGGGGAGCGCCCTAGACTTCGAGATCCCGCAACTGATCGCGGACGCGCTCGCCCCCTTCGGCATCGTCTGCGGCACGGGCAACGTACGCGGCACCGAGGGTCCGCGCAACGCCGTCGCCTCGGGCCTGGTCATGGCGTACGTGGAAGGCCTCGCCGAGATGAAGGAGACCGCCGATGTCTGAGCTGCGCCGCGGCACGGGCCGTGGGAGCGGACAGCCCGAGCCGCCGCACGTGTTGGTAGCCGGAAGCGCCGACGACGACCTGGTGCGCGCCGCCCTGGCCGGGATCGAGGAGGAGGGCGTACCGAGCAGGGTCGTGCCGCCGCGTGGCGACTCGGAGGCGGCCGCCCGTGCGGCCGCCCAGACGGCCCCGCTTGATGTCGGGCTTGCGGTGGTCGACGGCGCGGTCTGCCTGACTCACGCGAAGTTCCCGGACGGCCACCTGGTCGACAGGGTGGTTGACGCGAGCCCGGTCGAAGCACGCCTGCTCGGGCACGACGCAGCCCGGATCGTGCTCAGCGTCCCGCTCCATGTTGGGAACCCGCAATGACGCTCGAGCGGACCATGCGCCCTCGCGTCCTGCACCCTGAGCACGACGGTGCGGCGCGCAGCGACATCATCACCCGGCTGGAGGATCTGGGGGAGACCTTCAAGGCCCAGCAAGCACTGGTACGCAGTTGCGGCGCGGGGGAGTTCGCCCCCGAGCTCAGGGCTCAGCTTGACGTGTTGCTGCGCGTACTAACCGACCTCCGCCGTCAGCAGCGCACCCTGGCGCGATTGTGGCGGACACTCCCAGTCGGCGCCCTCGCCCCCCAAGACTTGGTCGCCGACACCGACCTCCTAGTCGAGTTCCACATCGGGCTCGAGGCGCCGCTGGCCCGCTGCCGGAGCGCCGTGCTGCAGAGACAGCGTGAGGAGAGCCAGGCGACCTGGCACGAGGTAACCCAGCTCGCGCACCGGCGCCTCGCTCCCCACGCGTAAAGCGGTCGAGTCCTTCCGCGGCACGGGCCGTCTCGATCGAGCGATCCCGACGACTATGTCGGATACTCATGCACCAGGCATGTGCGTGAGCGCGCTGCCGCTGCCCACCCCCACGGGGGGGCGAGTGCCTGTCATGGGGAGCGGGAAGGCCGCGGTCGAGGTACTTCCGGGTCACGCGTGGCTCATGGACATGCATCCTGGCGCAAGTATGGCGGCACCGCCGAACTAGGGGGTGTCTCCAATATCGAGCGTGATCGGGGCTTGATCCTCGGTTCATGACCCGGATGGCGGTACTCAATGACGAGATGTGGGAGCAGATCGAGGTTGTCCTGCCGCCGGTGAAGGAAAGCCGGGGCCGGCCGATGCGTGATCACCGTCTGCTCCTCGAGGGCGCGATCTTCCGCTACCGCACAGGAGTCGTCTGGCGCGATCTACCGTCGGAGTTCGGCCCGTGGCAGACGGTCTGGAAGCGCCACCACAGGTTCTCCACCGACGGGACCTGGGACAAGTCCTCACCGCGCTGCAGGTCCAGGCCGAACGCTCGTGGCGGTATCGACTGGCGGGTCTCAGTCGACTCCACCAGCTCGCGAGTGCACCAGCACGCGCTACTGCTGCGAGGTCGCAGGGCGGGCCCAGCTCGCACACAGGGGGCACGGTCGAATGACAAAGATCCCGGGGCCCTACCCCCGGATCTTGGACACGGGGTGTGATTACGCAGCGGTTGGCAGCGTAGCGGTGGTGCGTGCTGTCTCGTAGGCGATGGGCGACTGGTAGCGGCACCAGGAATGGCGTCGTTTGGTGTTGTAGCGGGTGAGCCATCTGAAGACCTGGCGCCGGCAGGTGAGCTCGTCAGCCCAGCAGGCGGCGTCTTGGAGGACCTCCCGCTTCAGGGCGGCGTTGAACGACTCGGCGAGCGCGTTGTCCGCTGATGACCCGACCGCACCCATGGACTGGGTGACGCCGAGGTCGGCGCAGAGTCGGGCGTAGTCCTTGGAGGTGTAGACCGACCCGTGGTCGCTGTGGAAGGTCGCCCCGGCCAGGCTGCCGCGGGTCGCGGCAGCTGCCTTGAGCGCGTCGTCGACGAGCTCGGTGCGCATGTGGTCGGCGACTGCCCAGCCGGCGAGCCGTCGTGAGTAGCAGTCGATGACGGTGGCCAGGTAGAGGTTCGTCCCGTCGGCCAGCGGCAGGTAGGTGATGTCGCCGACGTAGCGGAGGTTCGGGGCATCGGCGGTGAGGTCCCGGTTGAGCAGGTCGGGGACCTTCTGTCCCGACTGGTCAGGGATCGTGGTGCGGACACGGCGCTTCTTGGCGTAGCCGACGATCCCGGCGGCCTTCATCACGCGGGCGACGCGCTTGTGGTTGACCCGCTCCTCGGTGGCGGCGCCGTCGTTGAGCTCGGCAGTGATCCGTGGGGCGCCGACGGTGTTGTCGGCGGCGTGGATCTTGCGGATCCGGGCCTCGAGGTCGGCGTTCGCGGCGGCCCGCTCGGCCCGGGCCGCAGCTGCCTCCTTCCAGGCGTAGAACGAAGAACGCGTCACCTCGAGGAGCTCACACAGTCGCTTCACCTCGAAGGTGGCGGAGTTGTCGGCGACGAACTGGAAGCGACTCACCAGCGCGTCTCCCCGGCGAAATACTTAGCCGCCCGTTGGAGGATCTCCCGCTCGGTGGACAGCTTGGTCGCCTCGATCTCGAGCTCGCTGACCCGGGCTTCGAGCCGGGCGACCTTCTGCTCCGGCGTCTCGTCCCCTGGCGGCACAGAGAAGGCCGTCTTGGACAGCGGGCTGGTGGTCAGCGTCCCGTCGGCAGCTGTCTTCTTGCCGGTCCCATACGCCTCGAGCCAATGGCGCAACGTGCCCCGCACGATGCCCAAGTCCTCGGCGATACCGCGGACCGTGGCCCCCGGCGTGGACTCATACAAGTCGACGGCCTGACGACGAAACTCCTCGGAGTAGTTCTTCCTGGCCATAGTTCTGGATCATCTCGCTTCCCCAGCAGCAGATGCTGGATTCAGCGTGTCCAAGAACCGGGGTCAGGCCCCCCTTCATGTACAGCGCGAGATCATCTTCGGCCCCGGTGGGCTTGACGCCGGCGCGTCGGTAGAAGCCGACGAGCCCATCGTTGTCGGCGTCGACGACGATGACCTTGCCACCGCCGGCGTCGGCGACGCGATCAAGGCTCAGCCACACCCC
This window encodes:
- a CDS encoding propanediol/glycerol family dehydratase medium subunit yields the protein MSTVASESSLTLLESGPAGPGTRPDEVVLAISPAFADFFSMTITRIDHAVVMREVLAGIEEQGVTARVIRIKSSADLALIAHTAAKLSGSGIGIGILSRGTTMIHQRDLPRLSSLELFPQSPLMEPKTYRSVGSNAARYAKGESPQPVPTLNDQMARPRWQAKAALLHLKETEIIVQGAKPVEVQPQYA
- a CDS encoding propanediol/glycerol family dehydratase large subunit, giving the protein MTALENTPAPIRHSLRTEVLESRPVNLDGFVEEWPERGMVAMDSDFDPKPSITVDDGVITEMDGTARADFDFIDQFIADKAIDASLAEASMSLPAQEIARMVVDPTTSREDVRDVVKGLTPAKLLEVANNLNIVEIMMGLQKMRARRTPANQAHCTSARDNPVQVACDAAEATLRGFNEVETTLGVVRYAPLVAMAQQIGSQVGTGGTLTQCALEEATELALGMRGITAYAETISVYGTEPVFVDGDDTPWSKGFLASSYASRGIKMRFTSGTGSEVQMGNAQGKSMLFLEIRCILIAKGAGSQGLQNGSISCIGVPGAVPAGIRAVAAENLIASMVDLECASGNDQSFSHSPMRRTARMMPQMMSGTDFVVSGFSAVPNYDNMFAGSNVDTDDFDDWNTIQRDLQIDGGLRHVPEPEILAARQRGGDALQAVFNHLDLPPISDEEVTEAVYANGSNDCIPRDVIEDLKGAQSVMDRGITGFDLIKALESEGFTDVAQNLLGVLRQRVSGDLLQTSAILKDMEPLSAINDNNDYAGPGTGYRPSGERWEEMKRLRHVTSASNPEQEV
- a CDS encoding glycerol dehydratase reactivase beta/small subunit family protein; the protein is MSELRRGTGRGSGQPEPPHVLVAGSADDDLVRAALAGIEEEGVPSRVVPPRGDSEAAARAAAQTAPLDVGLAVVDGAVCLTHAKFPDGHLVDRVVDASPVEARLLGHDAARIVLSVPLHVGNPQ
- a CDS encoding diol dehydratase small subunit, whose amino-acid sequence is MSQPALTAADYPLSVKRPELLTTPTGKAFSEITLDGVMSGDVRAEDLRVSAETLRLQAALSEAAGRPQLGANLRRAAELTAVADERVLGIYNALRPNASTKQELLDIATELEEQYNATITADFVREAADVYERRGVLADAD
- a CDS encoding transposase, whose protein sequence is MWEQIEVVLPPVKESRGRPMRDHRLLLEGAIFRYRTGVVWRDLPSEFGPWQTVWKRHHRFSTDGTWDKSSPRCRSRPNARGGIDWRVSVDSTSSRVHQHALLLRGRRAGPARTQGARSNDKDPGALPPDLGHGV
- a CDS encoding IS3 family transposase (programmed frameshift), coding for MARKNYSEEFRRQAVDLYESTPGATVRGIAEDLGIVRGTLRHWLEAYGTGKKTAADGTLTTSPLSKTAFSVPPGDETPEQKVARLEARVSELEIEATKLSTEREILQRAAKYFGRGDALVSRFQFVADNSATFEVKRLCELLEVTRSSFYAWKEAAAARAERAAANADLEARIRKIHAADNTVGAPRITAELNDGAATEERVNHKRVARVMKAAGIVGYAKKRRVRTTIPDQSGQKVPDLLNRDLTADAPNLRYVGDITYLPLADGTNLYLATVIDCYSRRLAGWAVADHMRTELVDDALKAAAATRGSLAGATFHSDHGSVYTSKDYARLCADLGVTQSMGAVGSSADNALAESFNAALKREVLQDAACWADELTCRRQVFRWLTRYNTKRRHSWCRYQSPIAYETARTTATLPTAA
- a CDS encoding LuxR C-terminal-related transcriptional regulator, with amino-acid sequence MTQQITRPRPERTSHPVSHLPARGAAPEPRATAATEAQRQPCRTAVLTGDELVRRGLLDVLGTYPGIELVPGDQRPESLRRLAEARQVDVVVLDLPSAEDRSAGILEVRAVKLANPELTVVLLARELPDDDVLSAVSGGVDALVSRSSRVEDLLAVMHQVVAGEPALDRHFCSAVMRALRRQHTVHGASLTTREREVLSLVALGQRNNVVARTLFISESTVKFHLRNITDKLGATNRAEVVSIAVRLGLD
- a CDS encoding transcriptional regulator, producing MRALVAESWHRSHQAGVDADLSEARTWMERREVLDYRAGHILAPVYPLIFDVLGRAAVQTDCVLAVSDGQTRLLWVAGRPGVKRQAESIRFVEGTDWAEDRIGTNALGTSIRLDDAVHINSREHFATSVKDWSCAAAPIHHPETDAVLGVVDVTGTGIIDTPQTLAMVKATARMAESELGRLLILRRALAPEPNPDAERPLLKLTGLGRPDLQVEWGERTGRLSRRHSDIVAVLAEQPDGVSGEQLSLAVYDEDIQPSTMRAQMTRLRGILGAGFLHSRPYRLEVAIQTDWGDVVAALRGRRLDEAVRLYKGPLLPASDAPGVVEQRNVLERELTQALLTSHSADLLASATRSRWASENLELWERQTQLLPRDSPLWAASLSQVHRLRTEYGIAAPGPRVPNRLHRL
- a CDS encoding diol dehydratase reactivase subunit alpha produces the protein MRIEDLEDVPAGAEVVVVVGGQHDFEGAARLIEAAVQRGVSAKAAVLRNDDAVLVGNRISQLMPIVDEVSLVEAVPIGMLAAVEVAAPGHTVRTLSNAYGIATVFGLDADQTRTVSPVARALTGNRSAVVVRTPHGDVSDHTVPAGALQLIGRDRSLSIDVNRGAPAIMATLARVGELEDATGEAGTNVGGMLAKVRQSMSDLLALAESDMQIRDILAVDTFVPQEVRGGLAGEVALENAVALAAMVSTKHSGMQSVAAVIEEHLLEAGAADVSTVIGGVEAEMAVRGALTTPGTDKPLVVLDLGGGSTDAAVIERNGSIRATHVSGAGDLVSKLIASELGLDNLEVAEAIKQHPLARVESFYHSRLEDGTVHFSEKPFPPNVFARVVTLDGESMAPIPTKHSVERVRQIRRTAKERVFVVNALRALTSVAPHGDLRQVGFVVLLGGSALDFEIPQLIADALAPFGIVCGTGNVRGTEGPRNAVASGLVMAYVEGLAEMKETADV
- a CDS encoding (2Fe-2S)-binding protein; this encodes MTITQAEHVHARLAELGPFVGHDPLPPNGVADGWRPCAELLRSAAWIEQLVERTRIGLALGGSVAEVDVEDRVAASTAHLGVLARLVSPAVALTALTRHAPDLGAHLWFRFDKHRLQARLDYAGLVDDAAWARADDSMTGPLVRALLLPFGDLLAGTTGLTPVIVLGNTASALRGAVTVLRGASPAVGSVAEQLVGDLLTVSELSGSWVVAPDGPAGRIRWRRQSCCLFYRIPGAGLCGDCVLTRVPRR